From the genome of Primulina huaijiensis isolate GDHJ02 chromosome 11, ASM1229523v2, whole genome shotgun sequence:
TATGAGATTTTAGATATAAAAGATATGAAAGTTTAGAAACCCGGAACTTAAATGGGGTTCTCGTGTAACCAAGATTTGAGCAACCTAGGGAAGAGGGACGGTGCCCCATCTGTGGAGTACGGTTATTATAGATATGTTTTATGAGGTTGGAAGTGTTCTAAATCAATTATGCTGTTTTGTCTACTGTATGCTTATATATTTCTCTTGAACAATCATTGTCTTGATATTTAGTGTATCTCGTCGGTCTATTTTATTCATCCGGCTGTTTTAATGATTACAAGTTGAAACAACTCATATTTCAGCGCAATAGTTATGCCACAGATTTATCCTCAAGCTAAACTCAACTACACCAATGTGTAGACATGAACAACTATCAACATGCTCAACTGTTTGCTTTCTTTGTTGCCGAAATAGATGGAATACTTAATGGCAAGCTTCTTTGTTACAGTATATTTAATCTAATATTGGATCGGAGGACTACTAGCTAGCATGGAGAAGTAGGGTTTTTGAAGGTGAAAATGGCTTTTAACTAGGTGGAATTTTGTTAGTCATGCATGCTCTTGAAGGTTTAAGTAATGGATTTAGAGGcatggatttcaaattactTAGTGGAGGATTCTAAATGTTTTTCTGTGACGGAAAAGTAGCATAAAATTGTAGATAaaggatttgaaatccataaatTTAAGATTCGTACGTTCAAACAACTAGaatgtatttattatatgaatttGAGAATCTATCATATTTCAAATCCTTCAATTCAAAATCTAAATGCAACCTTATTGTCACCAATATCTGCCTAAAATGAAGCTATGAAAACTAGAACATTTACTATTCACCTGTTATATTCccttaaatataattaaaggtTTTGTAATTGCAAAGAAGGAAACTATATCATTAATAACAATTTTCAGTAATAATTTTTGTTGGTGTAGCCTATTTCTTTTCAGTTGATCAGTTACATCAGATATCgctagtttttaatttttttgtttcctGGTGAAGCTCAATCAATATTTTGGCTTCCTTCTCAACTCATCTTCACTTCGTACTTATCTTCTGTTCATGCGTGTTGATGTCGTATCTAAAGTTAATTTAGAATTATTTGTCAACAAGCATAAAATGTACCAAAGCCAAAACAGCTTATGGACTTAATGgcgttaaatttttttcttttttggaaaGATTTGCAGTTATTCTCTCGAAAATCCTACAAAACTTATTTTGTGTGAGAACTTGTAGGTTTATGGCATTTTGTGTTGGTTATAATGTTTAAAGAGTTGTAATTAGAGATTCTTTATCTTATATAACCTTTTACCAGGAAATGTTCTATCATTTTGCCACTACCTGAAATAGATTCTCCTTCTGTTCTCAATATTTTCTGTCCTTGGCAGGAAAAACGTTTAAAGCTCAAATCGCTAACTCAAGATGTTGCTAACAGAAATCTGATTCCATTATACAGTAAGGAGTCAGAATATGGTATACGTGATTGTGTTTCGTCCCACAAGAGAAAATCAAGCCCACATGATTTAGATAAGAAGATCATGGCTCATGAAGCTAATAAGTTGATGTCAGAGAACCAACACCAAATACTTCCTGTCCGTGGTATTTTAAAGAATCATGCAAAAGTAATTTCGGTGCAGAATTCAGCAAAAAATATATTGCAGGAGTCTATTCAATTGAATCGTCGTGGAAAACAAAAGGAAAACAAACACGTTACTTTCTCTGAAAAGGATGACGTAATTAAACTGGCGAGAAAATCATTGCTTTCTGTAGAATGTTTGAAGGTGCCAATATTAAATGGTTCAGATATGGACGCTGTTGCTGCTTCTTTTTGTGAAAATGATGTTCAGGAGATAGAAAAAGGTACAACTCTTGGGGAAACCAGTGACAATGAGAAACTATCTAACGGAATACAGCAGGAGATTAACATTGGACATTCATGCAAGAAGCCATCAACTTTCCATCGGTGTTCTATCGATACAACTAACTACTTAAAGCAGCACAAAATGGATGAATTTTTTAGCGGGTCTGTAACATCATATCAAGACACATTGCACGACTTAAAAAAGTATTTGTTTGAATGTGACCTCAAAGAAGCACCCCAAATCCCAATGCATGCCTATCCTCCTGGATTCTTTTGCATGCCTCTGGAATGTTGTTGTCGCACACAAAATATCAAGATGATGTGTGATCCGTCAAACTCTAACTGTGGGAGCCTGTTTGAAGATTTACGGAGTGCTGGTTCAAGATTCCATCCGATGTGTTTGAAGGATTATTTGGATGCATGTAAAAGGCCTTCTGTTCCTTGTCTGTATAATGGGGGAGGAATCAGCAATATACCTCTAGTTTCATCTCAAAGCAAGATGGATAATTTATTTCCCCATCCTTATCCGTATCAAACATTTCCTAATCTTTCTCCAACGGAATATATGCATTCTTTATGTTCCTCAACAAATGAGAACCGACGAGGATATCTTTGTGAAAAAAGGAACATATATGGCCTAACTGAAAGTTCCTTGGGATTGCCTCTGACCTTACAAAGAGAGTTGATCAAATTGAATTCAAGTGCTGACTGGGACTTTTGCCAGATGAATTCAAGCATGACAGCAGATCCTTCCCCTAGTTTATCTACACGTAGCAATGTCATTTCAAAATCCTTGGGTAATCGTTCAGACTGCAGAAACTGGGATTGTAGGACATCAGTGGATCAGTTGAACTTGTCTCCTTTTGAGGACAATCTAAAAGCAAAACCTCTTGTTGTTCCATCAAATTTAGATTTTTCTAAATGTCAAAGTAATGGGAAAGGAAATTGTGACTTAGGTTTGATTAAATTGCGGCCCTTTCAACCAGATAAGTCGATAAGCAACCAGAATAACCAAATTCAGAAGTTTCCAGGAAATGAGAGGATTCTTTCGACAGTCCGTTTGATGGGCAAAGAATTTATGGTTGGTGGAAGATTAGGAGAATTC
Proteins encoded in this window:
- the LOC140988920 gene encoding uncharacterized protein, which produces MQEGFCIREYATRMRSVNMVKSWPFDVFATEQTVDSFLPPIMVKKFSWWRDELEYSRSVMAINVGNSKKKKKRVEGKGETSLRGVEDVEESDMDVEEGLGVAKAPKKRSIVDIFAASPLSVERMINRGEEEDNYDPELDGFSVNSKWGLQGKRNEKSKVKKRNKDTTMIKLKNTKKSRDNFKNKKRRGDNKEKRLKLKSLTQDVANRNLIPLYSKESEYGIRDCVSSHKRKSSPHDLDKKIMAHEANKLMSENQHQILPVRGILKNHAKVISVQNSAKNILQESIQLNRRGKQKENKHVTFSEKDDVIKLARKSLLSVECLKVPILNGSDMDAVAASFCENDVQEIEKGTTLGETSDNEKLSNGIQQEINIGHSCKKPSTFHRCSIDTTNYLKQHKMDEFFSGSVTSYQDTLHDLKKYLFECDLKEAPQIPMHAYPPGFFCMPLECCCRTQNIKMMCDPSNSNCGSLFEDLRSAGSRFHPMCLKDYLDACKRPSVPCLYNGGGISNIPLVSSQSKMDNLFPHPYPYQTFPNLSPTEYMHSLCSSTNENRRGYLCEKRNIYGLTESSLGLPLTLQRELIKLNSSADWDFCQMNSSMTADPSPSLSTRSNVISKSLGNRSDCRNWDCRTSVDQLNLSPFEDNLKAKPLVVPSNLDFSKCQSNGKGNCDLGLIKLRPFQPDKSISNQNNQIQKFPGNERILSTVRLMGKEFMVGGRLGEFGDTLNYSSEMKFTSENMHSHHQFHGQTTMHKNNFPVQTLYSTVSPDASFTVNRSKPVFPEALTSQYESQIFSLELPTSTPVLQESHPILISKANELVNNQNWLHTPKSAIRFPFMHSDIEGEVLSSQS